A window from Oreochromis aureus strain Israel breed Guangdong linkage group 16, ZZ_aureus, whole genome shotgun sequence encodes these proteins:
- the commd6 gene encoding COMM domain-containing protein 6 isoform X2 — MWSAGKSNISGDELVSKLEEGSNKWSKASLQVLHKLWSEHGVSVHTQQEAQAMLSIGQLVDMQWKLGMAVSSDTCRSLNSPFVCLLLKIVEPSGQICQRSFEMTIPQFQNFYKQFKEMAAVMETV; from the exons ATGTG GTCAGCTGGAAAGAGCAACATCTCTGGGGATGAACTCGTGTCAAAGCTGGAAGAAGGCTCTAACAAGTGGTCCAAAGCTTCCCTTCAGGTCTTGCACAAGTTGTGGAGCGAACATGGTGTCTCAGTCCACACTCAACAAGAGGCCCAGGCCATGCTCAGCATCGGTCAG ttGGTGGACATGCAGTGGAAGCTTGGCATGGCAGTGAGCTCAGACACCTGTCGATCTCTCAACTCCCCATTTGTGTGTCTGCTGCTGAAGATTGTTGAGCCTTCAGGACAAATCTGTCAGAGGTCTTTTGAGATGACCATCCCACAGttccag AACTTCTACAAACAGTTCAAGGAGATGGCAGCTGTTATGGAGACTGTATGA
- the commd6 gene encoding COMM domain-containing protein 6 isoform X3 — protein sequence MSAGKSNISGDELVSKLEEGSNKWSKASLQVLHKLWSEHGVSVHTQQEAQAMLSIGQLVDMQWKLGMAVSSDTCRSLNSPFVCLLLKIVEPSGQICQRSFEMTIPQFQNFYKQFKEMAAVMETV from the exons AT GTCAGCTGGAAAGAGCAACATCTCTGGGGATGAACTCGTGTCAAAGCTGGAAGAAGGCTCTAACAAGTGGTCCAAAGCTTCCCTTCAGGTCTTGCACAAGTTGTGGAGCGAACATGGTGTCTCAGTCCACACTCAACAAGAGGCCCAGGCCATGCTCAGCATCGGTCAG ttGGTGGACATGCAGTGGAAGCTTGGCATGGCAGTGAGCTCAGACACCTGTCGATCTCTCAACTCCCCATTTGTGTGTCTGCTGCTGAAGATTGTTGAGCCTTCAGGACAAATCTGTCAGAGGTCTTTTGAGATGACCATCCCACAGttccag AACTTCTACAAACAGTTCAAGGAGATGGCAGCTGTTATGGAGACTGTATGA
- the commd6 gene encoding COMM domain-containing protein 6 isoform X1, translating into MPAAEESYGVNKVVDNICRISPDLLADVCQQVLTYLQGQKRGVDSAEISDRFQRAEVRLDHEALQDMIRFLLLTFRSAGKSNISGDELVSKLEEGSNKWSKASLQVLHKLWSEHGVSVHTQQEAQAMLSIGQLVDMQWKLGMAVSSDTCRSLNSPFVCLLLKIVEPSGQICQRSFEMTIPQFQNFYKQFKEMAAVMETV; encoded by the exons ATGCCAGCAGCAGAGGAGTCATATG GCGTCAACAAAGTTGTGGACAACATATGCAGGATTTCTCCAGATCTGTTAGCAGATGTG TGTCAGCAAGTACTGACTTATCTTCAAGGGCAGAAGAGAGGAGTAGATTCAGCTGAAATTTCTGAT AGATTTCAGAGAGCCGAAGTGAGACTTGATCATGAAGCTCTGCAGGACATGATCAGATTTCTCTTGCTAACATTCCG GTCAGCTGGAAAGAGCAACATCTCTGGGGATGAACTCGTGTCAAAGCTGGAAGAAGGCTCTAACAAGTGGTCCAAAGCTTCCCTTCAGGTCTTGCACAAGTTGTGGAGCGAACATGGTGTCTCAGTCCACACTCAACAAGAGGCCCAGGCCATGCTCAGCATCGGTCAG ttGGTGGACATGCAGTGGAAGCTTGGCATGGCAGTGAGCTCAGACACCTGTCGATCTCTCAACTCCCCATTTGTGTGTCTGCTGCTGAAGATTGTTGAGCCTTCAGGACAAATCTGTCAGAGGTCTTTTGAGATGACCATCCCACAGttccag AACTTCTACAAACAGTTCAAGGAGATGGCAGCTGTTATGGAGACTGTATGA